The Stappia sp. genome window below encodes:
- a CDS encoding prephenate dehydratase has protein sequence MTTNKKIVFQGEYGANSHTACRNVYPDYEAVPCATFEDCFTALESGEADFGMIPVENSVAGRVADIHNLLPQSSLQIIGEYFLPIRFQLMGLPGARLEDLKSVQSHVMGLGQCRKIIRELGLKPVIGADTAGSARQIAERGDPTAAALAPELAAEAYGLDILRRDVEDEAHNTTRFLILSREALRAANNGPGVITTFVFRVRNVPAALYKALGGFATNGVNMTKLESYQLEGQFFASMFYADVEGHPDERSVSLALEELKFFSAEFKLLGVYRADPFRQKISEPEANRALRPTPGI, from the coding sequence ATGACCACCAACAAGAAAATCGTCTTCCAGGGCGAATACGGTGCGAACTCGCACACCGCCTGCCGCAACGTCTATCCCGACTACGAGGCGGTGCCCTGCGCCACCTTCGAGGACTGCTTCACGGCCCTTGAAAGCGGCGAGGCGGATTTCGGCATGATCCCGGTCGAAAACTCCGTCGCCGGACGGGTCGCCGACATCCACAACCTGCTGCCGCAATCCTCGCTGCAGATCATCGGCGAATATTTCCTGCCGATCCGCTTCCAGCTGATGGGCCTGCCCGGCGCGCGGCTCGAGGATCTGAAGAGCGTGCAGAGCCACGTCATGGGGCTCGGCCAGTGCCGCAAGATCATCCGCGAGCTCGGCCTCAAGCCGGTCATCGGCGCGGACACGGCCGGCTCCGCGCGCCAGATCGCGGAACGCGGAGACCCCACGGCGGCCGCGCTCGCCCCCGAACTCGCGGCGGAGGCCTATGGGCTCGACATCCTGCGCCGCGACGTGGAGGACGAGGCGCATAACACCACGCGCTTTCTCATCCTGTCGCGCGAAGCCTTGCGCGCGGCGAACAACGGCCCCGGCGTCATCACCACCTTCGTGTTCCGGGTGCGCAACGTGCCGGCAGCCCTGTACAAGGCGCTCGGCGGCTTCGCCACCAACGGCGTCAACATGACCAAGCTGGAATCCTATCAGCTCGAGGGACAGTTCTTCGCCTCGATGTTCTATGCCGACGTCGAGGGGCACCCGGACGAGCGCAGCGTGTCGCTGGCGCTGGAGGAGCTGAAGTTCTTCTCCGCCGAATTCAAGCTTCTGGGTGTTTACCGCGCGGACCCGTTCCGCCAGAAGATCAGCGAACCGGAAGCCAACCGCGCCCTGCGGCCGACGCCGGGTATCTGA
- a CDS encoding 3-deoxy-manno-octulosonate cytidylyltransferase, translating to MTRALVVIPARMAATRLPDKPLADIHGRPMIVHVLDQARAADIGPVLVACDDARIKAAVEAAGGEAVLTPPELASGSDRVHAAATAFDADGRFDVVLNLQGDVPLIEPEALRAAFAPLADPAVDIGTIATEIRDPALRSDHGAVKAVGTQVGEDRLRALYFTRATAPHGPGPLYQHIGIYAYRRAALARFVSLPPSPLELREKLEQLRALEAGMRIDVSLVDSTPMDVNTPADLAAVRAVLAARHPTSC from the coding sequence ATGACACGCGCCCTCGTCGTCATTCCCGCGCGCATGGCCGCCACCCGCCTGCCCGACAAGCCGCTCGCCGACATTCACGGCCGGCCGATGATCGTGCATGTGCTGGACCAGGCGCGCGCCGCCGACATCGGCCCGGTCCTGGTCGCCTGCGACGACGCGCGGATCAAGGCCGCGGTCGAGGCGGCCGGCGGCGAGGCCGTCCTCACCCCGCCGGAGCTTGCCAGCGGCTCCGACCGGGTGCACGCCGCCGCGACCGCCTTCGACGCGGACGGGCGCTTTGATGTGGTCCTCAACCTCCAGGGCGACGTGCCGCTGATCGAACCGGAGGCCCTGCGCGCGGCCTTCGCGCCGCTTGCCGATCCGGCCGTCGACATCGGCACGATCGCGACGGAAATCCGCGACCCGGCGTTGCGCTCCGACCACGGCGCGGTGAAGGCGGTGGGCACGCAGGTCGGCGAAGACCGGCTGCGCGCGCTCTATTTCACCCGCGCCACCGCCCCGCACGGACCGGGTCCGCTTTATCAGCACATCGGGATCTACGCCTATCGCCGGGCGGCGCTGGCGCGTTTCGTTTCGCTGCCGCCCTCGCCACTGGAGCTGCGCGAGAAGCTGGAGCAGTTGCGCGCGCTCGAAGCGGGCATGCGCATCGACGTCTCGCTGGTCGACAGCACCCCGATGGACGTCAACACGCCCGCCGACCTCGCCGCCGTGCGCGCGGTGCTCGCCGCCCGCCACCCAACCTCTTGCTGA
- a CDS encoding cytochrome c family protein — protein sequence MNSAKLNMIAGAVLSVLLLTMGLGVLSDIVFAPQTPEKPGYEIVVADAEGGATEEAAEEPQVEPIAVRLASASAADGEKLVRACAACHAFEQGGPNKVGPVLWDVVGRTPGGVDGFRYSGAMTAYGEDKGEWTYEGLDNFLAGPADYIDGTSMSYRGLRKPEDRANMIAYLRSLSEDPRPLPEPAAAE from the coding sequence ATGAATTCTGCAAAGCTAAACATGATTGCCGGCGCCGTCCTGTCCGTCCTTTTGCTGACGATGGGTCTCGGTGTCCTTTCCGATATCGTTTTCGCTCCGCAGACGCCGGAGAAACCCGGATACGAGATCGTCGTGGCCGACGCCGAGGGCGGGGCGACCGAGGAGGCGGCCGAGGAGCCGCAGGTCGAGCCGATCGCCGTGCGGCTGGCGAGCGCGTCGGCGGCGGACGGCGAGAAGCTGGTGCGGGCCTGCGCCGCCTGTCATGCCTTCGAGCAGGGCGGCCCGAACAAGGTCGGCCCGGTGCTGTGGGATGTGGTCGGGCGCACGCCGGGCGGCGTCGACGGCTTCCGCTACTCCGGCGCCATGACCGCCTACGGCGAGGACAAGGGCGAGTGGACCTACGAGGGGCTCGACAACTTCCTGGCCGGCCCGGCGGATTACATCGACGGCACCTCGATGAGCTACCGCGGTCTGCGCAAGCCGGAAGACCGCGCCAACATGATCGCCTATCTGCGCTCGCTGTCGGAAGATCCGCGTCCGCTGCCGGAGCCCGCCGCGGCGGAGTGA